A region of Porites lutea chromosome 13, jaPorLute2.1, whole genome shotgun sequence DNA encodes the following proteins:
- the LOC140922233 gene encoding sushi repeat-containing protein SRPX2-like, with translation SDIDPPSFGSTCPSSPLIFYAERDKFSALVDWTEPVAADSSGVSPLMMSNYRSPERFNQGTHVITYTAVDQSGNKATCNFTVQVLVINCTLLSVNPNGPLRMGSCGNHYGSRCNFSCDIGHQLSGSSTLTCLAYGNRPPAFWDNPLPVCQG, from the exons TCAGATATAGATCCGCCGTCATTTGGCTCAACATGTCCTTCAAGCCCGTTGATATTCTACGCCGAACGAGATAAATTCTCAGCGTTGGTGGACTGGACCGAGCCAGTTGCCGCTGATAGTTCAGGAGTTTCTCCCTTAATGATGTCAAATTATCGGTCACCTGAAAGGTTCAACCAAGGAACTCACGTGATCACATATACTGCCGTGGACCAATCTGGAAATAAAGCTACTTGTAACTTTACAGTTCAAGTATTAG TCATCAATTGTACATTGCTGTCAGTAAATCCTAACGGGCCTTTGCGCATGGGCAGCTGTGGTAATCATTACGGATCAAGATGTAACTTCTCCTGTGATATTGGTCATCAGTTGAGTGGCTCATCAACATTAACATGCCTCGCCTATGGTAATCGACCGCCAGCATTCTGGGACAACCCTCTGCCTGTATGTCAAGGTTAG